One Thermodesulfobacteriota bacterium genomic region harbors:
- a CDS encoding histidine triad nucleotide-binding protein codes for MSSIFTRIINREIPAAIVYEDDECIAFKDIDPKAPVHILLVPKKEIPSLAEVTDKDKSLLGHMLVKASGIAKDQGVSDSGYRIVINTHGEGGQEVYHVHLHILGGRQMTWPPG; via the coding sequence AATATTCACGAGAATAATAAACAGAGAAATACCCGCCGCAATCGTATACGAAGACGACGAGTGCATCGCGTTTAAGGACATAGACCCGAAAGCACCCGTCCACATTTTGCTCGTTCCCAAAAAAGAGATACCCTCGCTCGCGGAAGTGACCGATAAAGACAAATCTCTCCTCGGGCATATGCTCGTGAAGGCTTCCGGGATAGCGAAGGATCAGGGCGTATCCGATTCGGGCTACCGCATAGTCATCAATACGCACGGGGAAGGCGGCCAGGAGGTCTATCACGTCCATCTGCACATCCTCGGCGGCAGGCAGATGACCTGGCCCCCGGGGTAG
- the ileS gene encoding isoleucine--tRNA ligase has translation MSEAKKINYKDTLNLPRTEFPMKANLNQKEPEYQKRWKKVRLYERMREKSKGLEKFVFHDGPPYANGPIHLGHMLNKVLKDIVVRSKTMLGYDVDFVPGWDCHGLPIEHKVMKETGDEAKDLSKIKIRYKCQSYAEKYVKLQSGQMQSLGTIGDYEHPYLTMTPDYEAGVLEVFSKLLERGLVYRDLKPVHWSIENRTALADAELEYYDRNDASIYVLFEIDNPEGLPAKLNLPPDASPSLMIWTTTPWTLPANLAVAASPEGKYGLYRVRKDGKEFYVVIVENLAENVFKKTGTAEYEKLGTCTGQDMRDISVTYRHPFAGRTGRVVLAEYVTFDEGTGLVHTAPGHGIEDYQTGLREGLDIYCPVLEDGTFDDTVPEWIRGYDVWEANGIIIDRLRDSGNLYYEEEYLHSYPHDWRSKSPTVFRATEQWFIGVDKRIEEFGGTLRELALEYSRSGIEFYPEWGRNRLRGMLEARPDWCISRQRAWGLPIPAFMNEKGETLLTPDSVNTVIEKIRQKGANYWFQASEEEILEGYDPGKDKNAPDWAKKKGALKNIKKGMDIFDVWFESGSSWHSVLEARGIGYPADLYLEGSDQHRGWFQLSLLPALGVTGRPPFKALLTHGFMVDAHGRKMSKSGGNALEVDELLKQHGADICRWWVSSLKYTNDIKVDWEFFKVAGEEYRKVRNTIRFLLGNIYDFDPAKDSVTFSEEDRHSIDGWAMGELQKFVRETKEAYEGFQYKRASELIFDFCFDTLSAVYLAATKDRLYCEAGGSRKRRRSQTAMYHIADALIRLLAPILAHTADEAYLSLRGLKTDSAESVHLLGMPEEIEIDTDPNWDMVMDLRGKVLKALEDAKESQGVSNPLDTGVDVQLEPEQYSRIKPFEPELADLSGVSRFSVGEGEDLIITINDLKDEPRCERSWKRDGTVRERSDGGFLSDRDAEALGLG, from the coding sequence ATGTCGGAGGCGAAGAAAATAAATTATAAAGACACGCTCAACCTTCCGAGGACAGAATTCCCGATGAAAGCCAACCTCAACCAGAAAGAGCCCGAGTACCAGAAGAGGTGGAAAAAGGTAAGGCTCTACGAGAGGATGAGGGAAAAATCGAAGGGGCTCGAAAAATTCGTCTTCCACGACGGCCCGCCTTATGCGAACGGGCCGATACATTTGGGACACATGCTCAATAAGGTGCTCAAGGACATAGTAGTGAGGTCGAAGACCATGCTCGGCTACGACGTCGATTTCGTCCCGGGGTGGGACTGCCACGGCCTGCCGATAGAGCACAAGGTGATGAAGGAGACGGGGGACGAGGCGAAAGACCTCTCCAAGATAAAAATCAGGTACAAATGCCAGTCGTACGCCGAGAAGTACGTGAAGCTCCAGTCGGGACAGATGCAGAGCCTGGGGACGATCGGGGACTACGAGCACCCGTACCTCACAATGACCCCCGACTACGAAGCGGGCGTGCTCGAGGTCTTCTCGAAGCTCCTGGAAAGAGGGCTCGTATACAGGGACCTCAAGCCCGTCCACTGGTCGATAGAGAACCGCACTGCGCTCGCGGACGCGGAGCTCGAATACTACGACAGGAACGACGCGAGCATCTACGTCCTCTTCGAAATAGATAACCCTGAAGGCCTTCCCGCAAAGCTTAATCTCCCCCCGGACGCGTCTCCGTCGCTCATGATATGGACGACGACGCCGTGGACGCTTCCCGCGAACCTCGCGGTCGCAGCGTCGCCTGAGGGTAAGTACGGCCTCTACCGGGTCAGGAAAGACGGAAAGGAATTCTATGTCGTAATCGTCGAGAACCTTGCAGAGAACGTGTTCAAAAAGACCGGGACGGCGGAATACGAGAAGCTGGGCACCTGCACCGGGCAGGATATGCGCGATATATCCGTGACGTACAGGCACCCGTTCGCTGGAAGGACGGGGAGGGTGGTGCTCGCAGAGTACGTAACTTTCGACGAAGGCACGGGGCTCGTTCACACGGCTCCCGGCCACGGCATAGAAGACTATCAGACGGGGCTCAGGGAAGGGCTCGACATATACTGCCCGGTGCTCGAAGACGGCACGTTCGACGACACGGTCCCCGAATGGATACGCGGGTATGACGTATGGGAGGCGAACGGAATAATAATCGACCGCCTGAGGGATTCGGGGAACCTCTATTACGAAGAAGAATACCTGCATAGCTATCCCCACGACTGGAGGAGCAAATCGCCCACGGTATTCAGGGCGACCGAGCAGTGGTTCATTGGCGTAGACAAGCGCATCGAGGAATTCGGAGGGACTCTCAGGGAGCTCGCCCTCGAATACTCGCGGAGCGGGATAGAGTTCTACCCCGAGTGGGGGAGGAACAGGCTCCGGGGGATGCTCGAAGCGAGACCCGACTGGTGCATAAGCAGGCAGAGGGCATGGGGGCTCCCCATACCGGCTTTCATGAACGAAAAGGGCGAGACGCTGCTCACACCGGATTCAGTCAATACCGTGATAGAAAAGATAAGACAGAAGGGCGCCAATTACTGGTTTCAGGCGAGCGAGGAGGAAATACTAGAAGGCTACGACCCCGGCAAAGACAAGAACGCGCCCGATTGGGCAAAAAAGAAAGGCGCGCTCAAAAACATTAAAAAAGGGATGGACATATTCGACGTGTGGTTCGAGTCAGGCTCGTCCTGGCACTCCGTGCTCGAAGCGAGAGGCATCGGGTACCCCGCCGACTTATACCTCGAAGGCTCAGACCAGCACAGGGGCTGGTTCCAGCTCTCGCTCCTGCCGGCTCTCGGAGTGACCGGAAGGCCTCCCTTCAAGGCGCTCCTCACGCACGGCTTCATGGTGGACGCTCACGGGAGGAAGATGAGCAAGTCCGGAGGGAACGCGCTCGAGGTGGATGAGCTGCTCAAGCAGCACGGCGCAGACATATGCAGGTGGTGGGTGAGCTCTCTCAAATACACGAACGACATAAAGGTCGACTGGGAGTTCTTCAAAGTTGCGGGCGAGGAATACAGGAAGGTAAGGAACACGATAAGGTTCCTGCTCGGCAATATATACGATTTCGATCCGGCGAAGGACAGCGTTACATTCTCCGAAGAAGACAGGCATTCGATAGACGGCTGGGCGATGGGTGAGCTTCAAAAATTCGTACGCGAGACAAAGGAAGCCTATGAGGGTTTTCAGTACAAGAGGGCGAGCGAGCTCATATTCGATTTCTGCTTCGACACGCTGAGCGCGGTCTACCTTGCCGCGACCAAGGACAGGCTCTATTGCGAGGCGGGCGGGAGCAGGAAGAGGAGGAGGAGCCAGACTGCGATGTATCACATTGCTGATGCACTCATAAGACTTCTCGCACCCATACTCGCGCATACGGCGGACGAGGCGTATCTATCTCTCAGGGGCCTTAAAACAGACTCCGCCGAAAGCGTTCACCTGCTCGGCATGCCCGAGGAAATAGAAATCGATACGGACCCCAACTGGGACATGGTGATGGACCTGAGGGGGAAGGTGCTGAAAGCGCTCGAAGATGCGAAGGAGTCTCAGGGGGTGTCGAACCCTCTCGACACAGGGGTGGACGTTCAGCTCGAACCGGAACAATACTCCAGGATCAAACCGTTCGAGCCAGAGCTCGCGGACCTCTCAGGCGTGAGCAGGTTCTCGGTAGGAGAGGGAGAGGATCTCATAATCACGATCAACGACCTCAAGGATGAGCCGAGGTGCGAGCGTTCGTGGAAGAGGGACGGCACCGTGAGGGAACGATCCGACGGAGGGTTCCTTTCGGACAGGGATGCAGAGGCGCTGGGGTTGGGTTAG
- a CDS encoding SDR family NAD(P)-dependent oxidoreductase — protein sequence MKKLQDKVAVITGGTGGLGKAVVSLFLAEGAYVLSTYIDDAELEGCLGLRDEYKSRVVFGKANVTKASNVANVAQKTIEKFSRIDILVNLVGGFAQSPLADTDEEAWDTMMNTNLKSAFLTSRSVIPHMIKQGRGSIVNIASRPALKGSPGLAAYGASKAGVLNLTQSMAEELKEHNINVNAVIPGTINTPANRMIMPDADFSKWVDPEDIAKVIAFLCSDDARAVSGAAIPVYGKS from the coding sequence ATGAAAAAGCTGCAGGATAAAGTCGCTGTCATAACCGGAGGCACGGGAGGTCTCGGAAAGGCCGTGGTTTCCCTGTTTCTCGCGGAGGGTGCATACGTTCTCAGCACTTACATCGACGACGCCGAGCTCGAGGGGTGCCTGGGCCTGAGGGACGAGTACAAGTCGAGGGTCGTTTTCGGCAAGGCGAACGTCACGAAGGCTTCCAATGTCGCAAACGTAGCTCAGAAGACCATAGAGAAGTTCTCGCGCATAGATATTCTCGTGAATCTGGTCGGCGGCTTCGCTCAGTCCCCGCTCGCAGATACGGACGAAGAGGCCTGGGACACTATGATGAACACGAATCTGAAATCCGCGTTCCTCACTTCGAGGAGCGTCATCCCCCATATGATAAAACAGGGCCGGGGGAGCATCGTGAACATCGCATCCCGTCCCGCGCTCAAGGGCTCTCCCGGTCTCGCGGCATACGGCGCGTCCAAGGCGGGAGTGCTCAACCTCACGCAGTCCATGGCCGAGGAGCTGAAAGAGCACAACATAAACGTAAACGCAGTAATCCCGGGGACGATAAACACTCCGGCCAACAGGATGATAATGCCTGACGCCGACTTCAGCAAATGGGTGGACCCCGAAGATATAGCGAAGGTCATCGCGTTCCTCTGCTCCGACGACGCGCGGGCCGTAAGCGGCGCCGCTATACCGGTGTACGGAAAGTCCTGA
- a CDS encoding GNAT family N-acetyltransferase — translation MSPELPEVKNIDIDLARVSILPEKPIIVALSDMVADIAESCGIGRRDTEKLDKVLVDIIDNIVKFGFEGERTKPIDVIISKRLHALVVAIEDKGLPFDYEKLERGEEKRFGSYLTRHYADEVHFATLGTGGNRTEIVKNLPATDIRSVMDISEHHEHVKAKEAPAGEKITVGMLDMDKIHELVRLVYKCYGYTYANEFMYYPEQIEARLASGIMLSAAAYNSAQQIIGHVGFIFSKPGARVAESGEAVVDPRYRGRGIFQMMKNYLIDRVASMNVAGIYGEAVTVHPYSQKGSIELGGRETGFLLGYSPGTVSFRNISESERPRRQSVAMMFTPVTGSAGETVYVPQVYKEIIAGIYGRIGFDRKLTVEDEETGYKGKQNGRTTVSIRHDHNQAIIHIDRAGRMTVKEIQFQLKHLAHERFDCIYVDIPLRQKGAGYVASAARGLGFFFGCLIPEYADGDVLRLQYLNNVDISRDDIKTASDFGQKLLDYIFTDMSDVSG, via the coding sequence ATGAGCCCAGAATTGCCCGAAGTGAAAAATATAGACATTGATTTGGCGCGAGTTTCGATACTGCCTGAGAAACCCATCATCGTCGCTCTCTCGGACATGGTCGCCGACATCGCGGAGTCGTGCGGCATAGGCAGGAGAGATACCGAGAAACTGGACAAGGTGCTCGTCGATATTATAGACAACATCGTGAAATTCGGATTCGAAGGGGAGAGGACGAAACCGATCGACGTCATTATATCGAAACGTCTCCACGCGCTCGTCGTCGCGATAGAAGACAAGGGGCTGCCGTTCGATTACGAGAAGCTCGAGCGGGGTGAGGAAAAGAGGTTCGGCTCGTACCTCACGCGGCATTACGCGGACGAGGTGCATTTCGCGACGCTCGGCACCGGGGGAAACAGGACGGAGATAGTGAAGAACCTGCCCGCGACGGACATCAGGAGCGTCATGGACATATCGGAGCACCACGAGCACGTGAAAGCGAAGGAGGCTCCGGCCGGCGAGAAGATCACGGTCGGCATGCTGGACATGGATAAAATTCACGAGCTCGTGAGGCTCGTTTACAAATGCTACGGCTATACGTACGCGAACGAATTCATGTATTACCCCGAGCAGATAGAGGCGCGGCTAGCGTCAGGGATCATGCTGTCCGCCGCGGCTTACAACAGCGCTCAACAAATCATCGGGCACGTGGGGTTCATATTCAGTAAGCCCGGAGCCAGGGTCGCGGAGTCGGGCGAAGCGGTCGTAGACCCCCGATACAGGGGGAGGGGCATATTCCAGATGATGAAAAATTATCTCATCGACCGTGTCGCTTCAATGAACGTGGCCGGCATCTACGGGGAGGCCGTCACGGTGCATCCTTACAGCCAGAAGGGGAGTATAGAGCTCGGCGGGAGGGAGACCGGGTTCCTCCTCGGATACAGCCCGGGAACGGTCTCGTTCCGCAATATTTCGGAGTCGGAGAGGCCGAGACGGCAGTCGGTGGCGATGATGTTCACCCCCGTAACGGGGAGCGCCGGAGAGACGGTCTATGTCCCTCAAGTTTACAAGGAAATTATCGCCGGAATATACGGACGCATCGGGTTCGATAGAAAATTGACGGTAGAGGACGAGGAGACGGGTTACAAAGGAAAGCAGAACGGCCGCACTACTGTTTCAATCAGGCACGACCACAACCAGGCCATCATTCATATAGACAGGGCGGGGAGGATGACGGTGAAGGAGATACAGTTCCAGCTGAAGCATCTCGCGCACGAGAGGTTCGATTGCATATACGTCGATATTCCGCTACGTCAGAAGGGGGCGGGCTACGTCGCCTCGGCTGCGCGGGGGCTAGGATTTTTCTTCGGGTGCCTGATCCCCGAATACGCGGATGGGGATGTCCTCAGGCTCCAGTACCTTAACAACGTCGATATATCGAGGGACGATATAAAGACGGCTTCCGATTTCGGTCAGAAACTCCTCGATTACATATTTACTGATATGTCTGACGTCTCAGGCTGA